The genomic segment ATACCAAGATGGTGGAGGCTTATCACTATGCTGAGGATAGCGTTCGTGGAAACATCGAAGATTTTACCTCCTTGCGTAGTGATATCGGGACGGTTTATCGTGATTATGCCCTGAAACTGATTGATATCTATGGCGACTCCATCAAGATGGTTTCTCCAGACTTGTTCGACTTCAAGCGAATAGAGTGGCTGGATGTGGACGAGATGCTTAAGTATATGGAGTTGGAATATAGCAAGCTCACGGAAAAATGTGCAGCTTTGATTGGTGAGATTTCTGTTAGTTTCCGTACTTCCTTGCAGGGTTCTTTGCAGGCTTATAAGTCTTTGTCGAACGGCAACAAGTCCTTGGGCTTGGCGATGGCAGGACTGACAATGCTCGAACACTATATGGGAGCAAGTGAACGCGCTAATCGTTTGAAGTCTGATTTATCAGTTTTCCAGATGAGCGTGAAGCATGATGCCACTCGCATCAAGGCTGATATGGGACGATTATTGGTAATCTGCAAAACGCTCAATGATGTGGTAATCCCGAAGGCGAATGTGTTCTTGCGTTATGGAGAAAAACTGTTGGCTTCAGACTTGAAGGCGACACTTGATGTCTTGTATGCGGATGAGACTATTCGTCCATTGGAGGAGCAACGAAAATGTCTGCTTCAGCAGATTAAGGCGCTGGACATGGAAATGAACGACCATCTTCAGAACATCGATGTCTATACCTCGCTGATTAATGACATCACCGCTACCTTGGAGTCTAAGCAGGAAAGCTATATGGAAGCTAAGGCGAAGAAGCCTTCCAAGCCTTTCTTCCTGTTGAATTGGTTAACCTTTGGTATGGCCAACAAGAACTACTATCGCGACTTTGCTGAATGGAATGCGGTATGCTTCCCTCTTGTGAGAGAATACGAGAGCTATCAGGTAGATTTGAAGTTGGATAAGGAGGAATTGGAATCGCATCGTGAGGAACAAACCCACATCAAAAATGAGTATGCCAAACTCTCCAGTGAACTGGATAAGGTTTCTAAGGAAATCAGAAGCAAGATAGTTTGCTCTGACGACTTGAAGCTGAAGATGCTGAAACATCTTCGTGATATGGTTGCCATGCTGAAACTTGGACGTGAAATCATGGAGAGTAAGATAGATGAGAAGTTGGTGCATACGGTAGATATTCCCGATTATCGGGAGACAGCCAAGCTTCCTGCTGATGTGGAGCAGAACCTTTCTCTGTTTACAGGAATGTTGGCAGACAATCTTCATGCCGACAAGGATATGGCTAAGAATCTGCTTGATGGAGTGGAAGCATACACGAAAGACCCTAAGAAGATAGAGGGCAAGACCGCACAACAGAACAAACCTGCTGAGTATAGCGAGGAAGACTTGGCGCAGGTAACTGGTGCTATGGAACAATCCTTACAGAAAGGTATCGCTCTGTTTGATAGTTTCGCTAAGCTCAAAGCGCAGCAGCTCAGTGGTAGCTTGGCTTCGGCTGCATACGATAAGGAGTTGAAGAAACATGCTGATGAGTTTAAGCGTGAAATGGCTAAGATAGACAACAAGAGTGCTTATCTTCGTGAAGTGTTCAAGCGCATCAATCTGGCTGGTAGCGAGGTGGAGCGTAAGCAAGCTATGGAGTTGATGAGCGACTTGAGCGGTTTCTCTCTTTCGGAACAGGAGTTCACAGAATTTATAAATGGTAAGAAACAAATAGAATTATAAGGCGTATGGAAAGTTCAAGAAGACAACAAGCCCAGGCTGATTTGGGCATGGATTTCGCTAAGGAAGATCAAAAGCGAGAGGCGGTTCTTGCCAAAGAACAGGCGAGGGCTGATAAAAAAGCTGCAAAGCGTGAGAAGATGATGAACATGCCATCTTATCGTTTGATGGTAGGTACGGCGAAGTATATGGACAAGTGGTTCTTGGATCCTATCCTTGGCTTCATCCTTCCTGTCGGTATCGGTGATGCTTTGACGAGCGTGTTTGCATTCCCATTCATCTATTACAGTCTTTGTGTGGTTAAGTCTATTCCGCTGACTTTGGCTGTCATCTATAATATCTTGATGGATGTGCTGATTGGTGCCATACCTTTCTATATAGGTGATGTGCTGGATGTATTCAAGCGTTCGTATGTAGAAAACCTGAGATTGGTTACCGGGTATATCGAGGATGATAAGGAGATTATCAATAAGGTGAATAAGAAGGCATTCTGGACGGCTGTGTTCATCGTCGTGCTTTGCTGGTTGATTTATGTGGTGATTTCGTGGGCCATTCGCTTGGGAACCATGGCTTATGATTGGATAGCTTCATTGTTCTAAAATATGAATAGCAATATTTTCTTTCAACCCTTCGTTGGCAAGGATTATGCCAATGGGGGGATATTCGGCAAGCGAATCATGATATTGGGCGAGAGTCATTATTGTGATGAGAGTTGTACGGATTGTGGCGACTGCCAGCTACATCGGGAGTGTATGGGCTTTACTCAGCAGGTGCTTGATGATTATCTCAATGAGAACAAGGAACGGCAGAACTGGATGCGGACTTTCCTGAAGTTTGAGCGTTCGTTAGTGGGTGAGGAGACCAATCAAGCGATGAGGCTGAAGATTTGGAACTCGGTCATCTTCTTCAACTATCTGCAAGTGGCGATGGGTGGTCCTCGCGAGGCTGGCACAGCCGAACAATATCATCAGGCTGGCAAGGCTTTCTTCGAGGTCATCGAAAAGTACCAACCTGAGTACATCATCGTATGGGGCAAGAGGCTTTGGAATAATCTTCCTAATGTTGGCTGGCAGGATGGCGACGACATTGTAGTGGATGGTTATCCTGTTGCTATGGGTTTTTATCTTCTGAGTAATGGAAAACAGATGAAAGTGATGGCGGTGAATCACCCTTCCGTAGGCTACTCCTGGGACTATTGGTATCGGGTAATACAACACTTTTTGAGAAATAGTTGAAGCCTGTGACATCATTTGATTATATTATTCAGAGAACACCTGGTTTGAAAATTGTGAACTGCAATTCTGGATATTACATATGGATCGGCTCAAATTTGCTTAAATATCTATAAAATCGGCTCAAATTGAGCCGATTGATGGCAAAAAATGACTAACTTTGAGCCGATTAATAAATTAAGAATATGACAATAGACATAGAAATATTACAGTTCTTGCATTATCATCCCTTGGCAAATAGGACAGAGATTATGGCGGGCCTTATGGAAACTCCTAGTGGTAGCACAGTGAAGAGATTGCTTTCTGCTGCTGTTAAGGAGGGAAATATTGAGACTGTTGGGCGTGGTCCTTCTACCAAGTACAGACTTACTCCGCAAGCTCATGTAACCATGCCTTTGGATTTGGCTACTTATTTCGATAAGGATATAGATGAACGTGTTGTGCAGAAATCATTCAATTTTGATTTGATTCGTGAAGTTTTACCCAAGGTAGAAATTTTTGCAAAGGAGGAACTTTCTGTATTGTTTGCTGCACAAAAGGAGTTTGAGAAGAATACGGAAGGTATGACAGAGCTTGAGTATCATAAGGAAATGGAGCGTTTGGGAGTGGATTTATCTTGGAAATCCTCACAGATAGAGGGCAATACGTATTCTCTTTTAGAGACTGAGCGATTGCTAAAAGATAAGCAGACGGCTTCTGGGAAGACAAAAGAGGAGGCTATCATGTTGCTTAATCATAAGGATGCGCTTGATTTTGTGCTTGACGTACCAGATTATTTGAAAGAGTTGTCTGTGCATAGAATCGAGGACATTCATTCCATCTTGACAAAGGAGTTGGGAGTTGACAGAAATATCCGTCATCGTCGTGTTGGTATTACTGGAACTAATTATCGCCCACTCGATAACGAGTTCCAGATTCGTGAAGCGTTGGAAGAAACTTGTACATTGGTGAATGGAAAAG from the Segatella copri genome contains:
- a CDS encoding DUF4112 domain-containing protein; amino-acid sequence: MESSRRQQAQADLGMDFAKEDQKREAVLAKEQARADKKAAKREKMMNMPSYRLMVGTAKYMDKWFLDPILGFILPVGIGDALTSVFAFPFIYYSLCVVKSIPLTLAVIYNILMDVLIGAIPFYIGDVLDVFKRSYVENLRLVTGYIEDDKEIINKVNKKAFWTAVFIVVLCWLIYVVISWAIRLGTMAYDWIASLF
- a CDS encoding Fic family protein, whose translation is MTIDIEILQFLHYHPLANRTEIMAGLMETPSGSTVKRLLSAAVKEGNIETVGRGPSTKYRLTPQAHVTMPLDLATYFDKDIDERVVQKSFNFDLIREVLPKVEIFAKEELSVLFAAQKEFEKNTEGMTELEYHKEMERLGVDLSWKSSQIEGNTYSLLETERLLKDKQTASGKTKEEAIMLLNHKDALDFVLDVPDYLKELSVHRIEDIHSILTKELGVDRNIRHRRVGITGTNYRPLDNEFQIREALEETCTLVNGKDNVFEKALLTLVLLSYIQAFVDGNKRTARITSNAILIANGYCPISFRTVDSIDYKKAMLMFYEQNNIAAFKKIFIEQFLFAVKTYF